The following proteins are co-located in the Pyrococcus abyssi GE5 genome:
- a CDS encoding class II SORL domain-containing protein, with the protein MLKDTIKSGDWKGEKHVPVIEYEKEGDLVKVEVSVGKEIPHPNTPEHHIAWIELYFHPEDGQFPILVGRVAFTSHDDPLTEPRAVFFFKTKKKGKLYALSYCNIHGLWENEVQLE; encoded by the coding sequence ATGTTGAAGGACACAATTAAAAGTGGAGATTGGAAAGGAGAAAAGCACGTCCCTGTTATAGAGTACGAGAAGGAAGGAGATTTAGTCAAGGTTGAGGTAAGCGTTGGAAAGGAGATTCCTCACCCAAACACTCCAGAGCACCACATAGCTTGGATCGAGCTCTACTTCCATCCAGAGGATGGACAGTTTCCAATACTCGTCGGTAGGGTAGCATTCACCAGCCATGACGATCCCCTTACGGAGCCGAGGGCAGTATTCTTCTTCAAAACGAAGAAGAAAGGAAAGTTGTACGCCCTAAGCTACTGTAACATTCATGGCCTTTGGGAGAACGAAGTTCAGCTTGAGTGA
- a CDS encoding FprA family A-type flavoprotein yields the protein MVKVWIEKLLEEPELYLLRVDDDRIRYFEATWDIPEGITYNAYLMKLKDVVILFDAWKKDYTEEFIEALSSLVDPKEITHIVVHHTEPDHTGALPKLLELNEYKAQIIGTNFAKNLLQGFYGSDVVKNFHVVRDGEEVKIGDRTFRFITVPWLHWPDTMITYVIEDKLIFSCDAGGGYGIPRAIDDSDEEVVKEYLPYVTKYIVTVIGHYHKYIVQNIKKLKSLGIIESVRMILPGHGLIWRRNPVRIFEHYERVGAGIPTKDKVLVLYDSMYGFVEERMKVVIEELRKYNKKPVIYRFTDKEAPAVSDILGEVPDSEALIIGVSTYEADVHPRIRYTLYEILDKANYDKPVLIVGAFGWGGVAGKKIETLISRSKFELVEVVETKGRPTEEDKEKLREAVRRLIQWIS from the coding sequence ATGGTTAAGGTTTGGATCGAGAAGTTGCTTGAGGAACCTGAGCTGTACCTACTAAGGGTTGACGATGATAGGATAAGGTACTTCGAGGCAACCTGGGACATACCCGAGGGAATAACGTACAACGCCTACCTGATGAAGCTCAAGGATGTCGTGATCTTATTCGATGCATGGAAGAAGGATTATACCGAGGAGTTCATAGAGGCCCTATCAAGCTTAGTCGATCCAAAGGAAATTACGCACATAGTAGTTCACCACACGGAGCCAGACCATACTGGTGCCCTTCCAAAGTTGCTTGAGCTCAACGAATATAAAGCTCAAATCATAGGAACCAACTTCGCCAAAAACTTGCTTCAGGGATTCTACGGTAGCGACGTCGTCAAGAATTTCCACGTGGTTAGGGATGGGGAAGAGGTAAAGATTGGAGACAGAACGTTCAGGTTCATTACAGTTCCCTGGCTCCACTGGCCCGACACGATGATAACTTACGTCATAGAAGACAAGCTGATATTCAGTTGCGACGCCGGTGGGGGTTACGGGATTCCAAGGGCGATAGATGACAGCGATGAGGAGGTAGTCAAAGAGTACCTTCCGTACGTGACCAAGTACATAGTTACTGTCATAGGTCACTACCACAAGTACATAGTTCAGAACATCAAGAAGCTCAAGAGCCTGGGGATAATCGAGAGCGTCAGGATGATACTCCCTGGGCACGGATTGATTTGGAGGAGGAACCCAGTTAGGATATTCGAGCATTATGAGAGGGTAGGAGCGGGAATTCCGACAAAGGATAAAGTTCTCGTGCTTTATGACTCCATGTACGGCTTCGTCGAGGAGAGGATGAAGGTAGTTATAGAGGAGCTTAGGAAGTACAACAAGAAGCCGGTAATTTACAGGTTCACAGATAAAGAGGCTCCAGCCGTAAGCGACATACTCGGAGAAGTTCCAGATAGTGAAGCTTTGATAATTGGCGTCTCAACGTACGAAGCCGATGTGCACCCCAGGATACGCTACACACTCTACGAGATATTAGACAAGGCAAACTATGATAAGCCAGTTCTAATCGTTGGAGCATTTGGTTGGGGTGGAGTTGCCGGGAAGAAGATTGAAACCCTAATAAGCAGGAGCAAATTCGAGTTGGTTGAGGTTGTAGAGACGAAGGGTAGACCAACGGAAGAAGATAAAGAAAAGCTTAGGGAAGCCGTGAGAAGGTTAATTCAATGGATTTCCTAG
- the rd gene encoding rubredoxin — protein MAKWRCKICGYIYDEDEGDPDNGISPGTKFEDLPDDWVCPLCGAPKSEFERIE, from the coding sequence GTGGCAAAGTGGAGATGCAAGATATGTGGCTACATATACGATGAGGATGAGGGGGATCCCGACAACGGCATTAGCCCGGGAACAAAGTTTGAGGATCTCCCCGATGATTGGGTTTGCCCACTTTGCGGCGCACCTAAAAGCGAATTTGAAAGGATAGAATGA
- a CDS encoding acetyl-CoA carboxylase biotin carboxyl carrier protein subunit, which translates to MKVKVVVNGKEYEVDVEEVMPGKFRVTLEGKTYEVEANLGIQVAPVQTQVATPAPTPTPTPTPVQAPTTPQVQASENVVTAPMPGKVLKILVQEGQQVKLGQGLLILEAMKMENEIPAPRDGVVKRILVKEGDAVDTGTPLIELG; encoded by the coding sequence ATGAAGGTTAAGGTCGTCGTTAACGGTAAAGAGTACGAGGTTGACGTTGAAGAGGTAATGCCCGGAAAATTCAGGGTTACCTTGGAAGGGAAAACCTACGAGGTTGAAGCTAACCTTGGGATTCAAGTTGCCCCAGTTCAAACTCAAGTTGCAACTCCAGCTCCAACCCCAACTCCAACGCCAACCCCTGTTCAAGCCCCAACAACTCCACAAGTTCAAGCCTCGGAAAACGTCGTTACCGCCCCAATGCCTGGTAAGGTGTTGAAAATCCTTGTCCAGGAAGGACAGCAGGTCAAACTTGGCCAGGGCCTCCTAATCCTTGAAGCGATGAAAATGGAAAACGAAATCCCAGCCCCAAGGGATGGAGTCGTTAAGAGAATACTCGTCAAGGAAGGGGATGCAGTCGATACTGGAACTCCCCTCATAGAGCTGGGGTGA
- a CDS encoding sodium ion-translocating decarboxylase subunit beta yields MGLEQALVDFFEHMGLLNLTWGNVVMIIVGLTLVYLAIRYKMEPLLLLPIGISAVLVNLPLSHMANWPLAPQLPPEVQGNIFATLSYLNKQYGPPGLFDLIYYLLIKTEIVPLLIFFGLGAMTDFGPMIADPKTALLGAAAQIGVFVAMLVALALGFNLKEAASIGIIGGADGPTTIYLTTKLAPHILSATAVAAYSYMSLVPLIQPPVIKALTTPEERKIRMEQLRPVSKREKILFPIVSMIVIGLLVPSAAPLIGMLMIGNLFRESGVVQRLSKAAQEELMNIVTIFLGLGIGSTMRAESFLTPKTLMILALGIVAFASATAGGVLFGKLMMKISGGRINPMIGAAGVSAVPMSARVVQKLASEEDPGNFILMHAMGPNVAGVIGTAVVAGVFLSALG; encoded by the coding sequence ATGGGTCTTGAGCAGGCTCTAGTGGACTTCTTTGAGCACATGGGACTGCTTAACTTGACATGGGGAAACGTAGTGATGATAATTGTTGGCTTAACCTTAGTGTACCTAGCCATAAGGTACAAGATGGAACCCCTACTCTTACTCCCAATCGGGATAAGTGCTGTTTTAGTCAACTTGCCCCTTTCGCACATGGCCAACTGGCCTTTAGCGCCTCAGCTCCCCCCGGAAGTTCAAGGTAATATCTTTGCAACCCTTAGCTACTTGAACAAGCAGTACGGCCCCCCAGGATTGTTTGACCTAATCTACTACCTCCTAATAAAGACCGAAATAGTTCCGTTGCTAATATTCTTCGGATTAGGAGCAATGACCGATTTCGGACCGATGATAGCTGATCCAAAGACTGCCTTACTTGGAGCAGCAGCTCAAATAGGTGTGTTCGTTGCGATGCTTGTGGCCTTGGCCCTTGGCTTTAACCTGAAGGAAGCTGCCTCAATAGGAATAATAGGGGGTGCCGATGGCCCCACAACGATATACTTGACAACTAAGTTGGCACCACACATCCTCTCGGCAACTGCTGTAGCTGCTTACAGTTACATGAGTCTCGTTCCGTTGATCCAGCCGCCAGTCATTAAGGCCCTAACTACACCTGAGGAGAGAAAGATTAGAATGGAACAGCTAAGGCCCGTGTCAAAGAGGGAGAAGATCCTCTTCCCAATTGTAAGCATGATAGTCATAGGGTTACTTGTTCCCTCAGCGGCTCCCTTAATTGGAATGCTAATGATAGGAAACCTCTTCAGGGAGAGCGGTGTCGTTCAAAGGCTTAGCAAGGCAGCGCAGGAAGAATTGATGAACATAGTTACGATATTCCTGGGCCTTGGAATTGGTTCCACTATGAGGGCCGAGAGCTTCCTAACGCCTAAGACATTGATGATCTTGGCTTTGGGTATAGTTGCCTTCGCCTCGGCAACCGCTGGAGGGGTGCTCTTCGGGAAGCTCATGATGAAGATCAGCGGTGGTAGGATAAACCCGATGATCGGCGCCGCTGGAGTTTCGGCAGTCCCCATGAGTGCCAGAGTTGTTCAAAAGCTTGCAAGTGAGGAAGACCCTGGAAACTTCATCTTAATGCATGCGATGGGTCCAAACGTTGCTGGTGTTATAGGAACTGCAGTTGTAGCTGGAGTCTTCCTCTCCGCCCTTGGCTGA
- a CDS encoding rubrerythrin family protein: MPVKRAITRKFLEEAFAGESMAHMKYLIFAEKAEQEGFPNIAKLFRAIAYAEFVHAKNHFIALGKLGKTPENLQAGIEGETYEVEEMYPVFNKTAEFQGEKDAVRTTHFALEAEKIHAELYKKAKESAEQGKDIEIKKVYICPVCGYTAIDEAPERCPVCGAPRDKFIVFE, from the coding sequence ATGCCCGTTAAGAGGGCAATAACAAGGAAATTTTTGGAGGAAGCCTTTGCCGGGGAGAGCATGGCACACATGAAGTACTTGATTTTCGCTGAAAAAGCCGAGCAAGAAGGATTTCCAAACATAGCTAAGCTGTTCAGGGCAATAGCTTACGCCGAATTCGTCCACGCAAAGAACCATTTCATTGCACTAGGTAAATTAGGGAAAACACCAGAAAATCTACAGGCCGGCATAGAGGGAGAAACGTACGAGGTAGAGGAAATGTATCCGGTATTTAACAAAACCGCTGAATTCCAGGGAGAGAAAGATGCTGTAAGGACTACACATTTTGCGTTGGAAGCTGAGAAGATACATGCAGAGCTCTACAAGAAAGCCAAGGAAAGTGCAGAACAGGGTAAAGACATTGAGATAAAGAAGGTCTACATCTGCCCAGTCTGTGGCTACACGGCGATTGACGAGGCACCTGAGCGCTGTCCGGTTTGTGGAGCTCCAAGGGATAAGTTCATTGTATTCGAATAA
- a CDS encoding OadG family protein, with the protein MGAILEGFYLTILGVAIVFLVLSILAVVMYGIGEFERRSKREVETKEVKEEREEEEKVETLEKEEDERVAVITAAILAYLSQRVPKEVPIKVKPSQNWWLSSLTREIDEIENFNYRW; encoded by the coding sequence ATGGGGGCAATCCTTGAGGGCTTTTACCTTACAATTTTAGGTGTGGCGATAGTGTTCCTGGTTCTCTCGATACTTGCAGTAGTCATGTATGGAATCGGGGAATTCGAGAGGAGAAGTAAGAGAGAGGTCGAAACTAAGGAAGTCAAGGAGGAAAGGGAAGAGGAAGAAAAAGTTGAGACTCTGGAGAAGGAAGAGGATGAGAGAGTAGCCGTCATAACCGCTGCTATCCTAGCTTATCTCTCCCAAAGGGTTCCGAAGGAGGTGCCCATTAAAGTTAAGCCCTCTCAAAACTGGTGGTTGTCGAGCTTGACGAGGGAGATTGACGAGATTGAGAATTTCAATTATAGGTGGTGA
- a CDS encoding nitroreductase family protein, which produces MKVLELAKRRKTVRKFLPNKPPRELILKAIEAAKEAPSGMNAQPWKFIIIEDHELKRKIRELCEKEEERFYSTTRGKLMEWLKEKGFTPRKPFLSEAPYLILVFSNTKAPYWLQSTWIAVGYLLLALEELGLGSVTYTPPNPRPIEYLLNVPRDYKLQVILPTGYPDDPKPKYERKSLEEVVSFNGF; this is translated from the coding sequence ATGAAAGTCCTTGAGCTAGCAAAGCGTAGAAAAACAGTCCGAAAATTCTTGCCAAATAAGCCTCCAAGAGAGCTCATATTAAAGGCTATAGAGGCGGCAAAAGAGGCTCCCTCTGGAATGAACGCACAACCATGGAAATTCATTATCATAGAAGACCACGAACTTAAAAGGAAGATTAGAGAACTATGTGAAAAGGAAGAGGAAAGATTCTATTCAACCACGAGGGGAAAACTCATGGAATGGTTAAAGGAAAAAGGGTTTACCCCCAGGAAGCCCTTCCTAAGTGAAGCACCATATCTAATCCTAGTATTCTCCAACACCAAGGCGCCATACTGGTTGCAATCGACATGGATAGCCGTTGGATACTTACTGCTAGCCCTTGAAGAGCTTGGGCTTGGAAGTGTAACGTACACTCCCCCGAATCCCAGACCAATAGAGTATCTACTAAACGTTCCTAGGGATTATAAGCTTCAAGTTATACTTCCAACTGGATATCCAGATGATCCAAAGCCAAAATATGAAAGGAAAAGTCTCGAGGAAGTTGTCAGCTTTAATGGATTCTAG
- a CDS encoding ATP-binding protein, whose translation MRLGDIAYMNPWWEGKEDYHVKRWKEQKLHWKPRWLKELSLKPFSLNFVLGPRQVGKTTGIKLLIQELLRNNPPEGILYLNVEVLSSYRELLTILREFQELKVREGIKTGYIFLDEVTFLEGWWRGVKPLIDAGLLENDVITITGSSSLKVKKDIELFPGRRGHGKTIEVMPLSFSEYIEIMGIKKPELHREKVLKLFEDYLTTGGFPPSINGFPMEDLLGAYIGELVRFGKSLEIARETFAAIIRSSPSATSFRALAGMTSGYSYKVIQDYVEFFTELYILGIAYLKQGNQIMYRREKKFFFRDPLLAKLFAMWSGMELREDALYEWIVQEHVYRRFGEVYYYRNSYEVDVVAKNLRIEVKAGKAHRRYPRNVIVLEREDIPFFLLELLNERGFNI comes from the coding sequence GTGAGGCTTGGTGATATTGCTTACATGAACCCTTGGTGGGAAGGAAAGGAGGATTATCATGTAAAGCGTTGGAAAGAGCAGAAACTTCATTGGAAGCCGAGATGGTTAAAAGAGCTTTCTCTTAAGCCATTTTCATTGAACTTCGTTCTTGGTCCAAGGCAGGTAGGAAAGACTACTGGTATAAAGTTGCTCATTCAAGAATTACTAAGGAATAATCCACCAGAAGGCATTCTTTACCTAAACGTTGAGGTTCTATCAAGCTATCGCGAGCTCTTAACTATTCTAAGAGAATTTCAGGAGCTCAAGGTAAGGGAGGGGATTAAAACTGGTTACATCTTCCTAGATGAAGTCACCTTCTTGGAGGGTTGGTGGCGTGGTGTTAAACCGCTAATAGACGCTGGTCTTTTGGAAAATGATGTGATTACAATTACGGGTTCAAGCTCTCTAAAAGTTAAAAAAGACATCGAGCTCTTCCCAGGAAGGAGGGGACATGGAAAGACGATAGAAGTCATGCCTCTCTCATTTTCGGAGTACATTGAAATAATGGGAATAAAAAAGCCGGAATTGCACAGAGAAAAGGTCCTCAAGCTTTTCGAGGATTACCTAACTACGGGAGGTTTTCCACCCTCTATAAACGGGTTTCCCATGGAAGATCTCTTGGGAGCGTACATAGGGGAGCTCGTTCGCTTCGGTAAAAGTCTTGAAATAGCGAGGGAAACCTTCGCGGCGATAATAAGGAGCTCCCCCTCGGCGACGAGCTTCAGGGCTTTGGCTGGAATGACATCCGGTTACTCCTATAAGGTTATCCAGGATTATGTGGAGTTCTTTACTGAGCTTTATATCTTGGGAATAGCCTATCTTAAGCAGGGAAATCAAATCATGTATAGGCGTGAGAAGAAGTTTTTCTTCCGCGATCCCCTCTTAGCTAAGCTCTTTGCAATGTGGAGTGGAATGGAATTGAGAGAGGATGCCCTATATGAATGGATCGTCCAAGAACATGTCTACAGACGCTTTGGGGAAGTTTACTATTATCGGAACTCCTACGAAGTTGATGTGGTTGCTAAAAATTTAAGGATTGAAGTCAAAGCTGGAAAAGCTCACAGGAGATATCCCAGGAATGTTATTGTACTCGAAAGGGAGGATATACCCTTCTTCCTTCTCGAATTGTTAAATGAACGGGGCTTCAATATTTAA
- a CDS encoding HEPN domain-containing protein, protein MFKWSEYERWIKQAERNLRSALRDLEGGDYEWASFKAQQAAELAVKALLRGMGSAPIGHSITRLLRNLVGEGIDVPKKLFYIAMKLDRNYMASRYPHVYPEGSPFEYYSEDS, encoded by the coding sequence ATGTTCAAGTGGAGCGAATATGAGAGATGGATAAAACAAGCAGAAAGAAATCTTCGCTCCGCTCTACGGGATCTTGAAGGTGGTGACTATGAATGGGCTAGTTTCAAGGCTCAACAAGCAGCAGAACTGGCTGTTAAGGCACTTCTTCGAGGTATGGGTTCCGCCCCAATTGGACACTCCATAACGAGACTTCTTAGGAACTTAGTGGGTGAGGGCATTGATGTTCCTAAGAAGCTGTTCTACATAGCTATGAAACTTGATAGAAACTACATGGCATCTCGTTATCCCCATGTTTATCCCGAGGGTTCTCCTTTCGAATACTACTCGGAGGATAGCTGA
- a CDS encoding class I SAM-dependent methyltransferase: MHELYTVLAEYYDVIYRKRKELVKKEIDFVEDLFRREAEREVKRILDLACGTGTPTLELAKRGYEVIGLDLHEEMLQVARRKSEKEGIKVEFIQGNALEIDFEEEFDAITMFFSSITYFDDYSIQQLFNSIKQALKPGGIFVADFPCWFYSGKDYPIIWDEQNGDERLVITDWREIEPAFQKMRFKRLVQIIKPDGSVKTFMVDDELNIYTPREMRLLAEKHFRKVKIYGNLHELKPNDRRYWLVAIK, from the coding sequence ATGCACGAGCTTTACACTGTTCTCGCGGAGTACTACGACGTGATTTACCGCAAAAGGAAAGAATTGGTAAAGAAGGAGATAGACTTCGTTGAAGATTTATTTCGAAGGGAAGCCGAAAGGGAAGTTAAGAGAATTCTAGATTTAGCTTGCGGTACTGGAACTCCAACGCTTGAACTTGCCAAAAGAGGTTATGAGGTTATAGGCTTGGACCTTCACGAAGAGATGTTGCAGGTTGCAAGGAGGAAATCTGAGAAGGAAGGCATAAAAGTTGAATTTATCCAGGGAAATGCCCTTGAAATAGACTTTGAGGAGGAATTCGATGCCATAACGATGTTCTTCTCTTCAATTACATACTTCGATGATTATTCAATTCAACAATTATTTAATTCAATAAAGCAGGCATTGAAACCTGGAGGGATATTCGTTGCAGATTTCCCGTGCTGGTTCTACAGCGGAAAGGATTATCCGATAATATGGGACGAGCAAAATGGAGATGAAAGGCTAGTTATAACTGACTGGCGAGAGATTGAGCCTGCATTCCAAAAGATGCGTTTTAAGAGGCTTGTCCAGATAATTAAGCCGGATGGAAGCGTCAAGACTTTCATGGTTGATGATGAATTAAACATCTATACTCCCAGGGAAATGAGGTTATTAGCTGAGAAGCACTTCAGAAAGGTGAAGATCTACGGAAACCTTCACGAATTAAAGCCGAACGATAGGAGGTACTGGTTAGTCGCAATTAAATAA
- a CDS encoding DUF4932 domain-containing protein — MKKVLSILLIALLITISGCIKIAPKATSTLNEDNLPISMKLSERVYVEIDPRVELVEIIYRISGVEWYRENVDPSRIGISKEDYPYIRDIDLYFEKYRDLKAVKMVSSMVRMGLTYDAIPKFALHLNMKNFSKAKDWEDMLKSRVNLDMKKLDEFAEAIAEFANKTNFWKFYNEHGEFYNSTLQEFVTENKGIAELVQLEEEFFGERASSWHIILQPTFCCHGYAYYFQTNDGKHVYAFLGIESVVEGIPLVKATSNSSSFLAHEFAHSFVNPAVDKHYNLFAPYASLYEPVSRKLSSMAYPNFRVMLRETFVRAFEVYYLNVTGGEDIAKMKLNQESKVFYFIGDVYSAYVNEYIKHRDKYRTFEDFRPELARVIAEVYEKTNGGKNVVLPLTVRDFMESAKIGGAIIAYSDSPRAKRLAEIMYTSLKEYSIQVSLKKVSAVKEDDLKRNLVLVLFSNETLLSELQNNALVVVNGTRVYSKRTGKSYSGSLRVLEVIKNPWNPRSVIMLVIGTDDSAFNKIHAYINLSYSIRDSSDNLLESW, encoded by the coding sequence ATGAAGAAAGTTTTAAGTATATTGCTGATAGCGCTGCTTATTACCATATCAGGATGTATTAAAATAGCTCCAAAGGCAACTTCAACTCTCAATGAGGACAACCTGCCCATTTCCATGAAACTATCAGAAAGAGTTTACGTTGAGATAGACCCTCGAGTCGAGTTGGTGGAGATAATTTACCGCATTTCTGGCGTTGAATGGTACCGAGAGAATGTTGATCCAAGCAGAATAGGAATATCAAAAGAGGATTATCCATACATCAGGGATATAGACCTATACTTTGAGAAATACCGTGATTTAAAGGCCGTAAAGATGGTTTCCTCAATGGTAAGGATGGGTTTAACGTACGATGCTATCCCTAAGTTTGCGCTACATCTTAATATGAAAAATTTCTCCAAGGCAAAGGACTGGGAAGACATGTTAAAGTCTAGGGTGAATCTTGATATGAAAAAGCTCGACGAATTTGCTGAAGCGATTGCGGAATTCGCAAATAAGACAAACTTCTGGAAGTTTTATAATGAGCACGGGGAATTCTACAATAGCACTCTCCAAGAATTTGTTACAGAAAACAAGGGAATTGCAGAGCTAGTGCAACTTGAAGAAGAGTTCTTTGGGGAAAGAGCTTCCTCATGGCATATAATCCTTCAACCGACATTCTGTTGTCACGGTTACGCCTACTATTTCCAAACCAATGATGGAAAGCATGTTTACGCGTTCCTAGGGATTGAATCTGTGGTAGAAGGTATACCCCTCGTCAAAGCCACGTCTAACTCTTCAAGTTTCCTCGCTCACGAATTTGCTCATAGTTTCGTAAATCCGGCAGTTGATAAGCACTACAACCTTTTTGCACCCTATGCATCACTTTACGAACCCGTTTCGAGGAAGCTCAGTAGCATGGCGTACCCGAACTTCAGGGTGATGCTCCGCGAGACGTTCGTTAGGGCCTTTGAGGTTTATTATCTCAACGTTACCGGGGGTGAAGATATAGCTAAGATGAAGCTTAATCAGGAGAGCAAAGTTTTCTATTTCATAGGTGACGTGTATAGTGCGTACGTGAACGAGTACATTAAGCACAGGGACAAGTATAGGACTTTTGAAGATTTCAGGCCTGAGCTTGCGAGGGTAATAGCTGAGGTTTATGAAAAAACGAATGGTGGGAAAAATGTTGTTCTTCCTCTAACCGTTCGAGATTTCATGGAAAGTGCCAAGATTGGGGGCGCAATTATTGCATATTCGGACTCTCCGAGAGCGAAGAGGTTGGCAGAAATTATGTACACTTCGTTGAAGGAATATAGTATTCAAGTTTCTCTAAAGAAGGTCTCAGCAGTAAAGGAAGATGATCTTAAGAGGAATCTCGTTCTTGTTCTGTTTTCGAATGAGACGTTACTTTCTGAGCTTCAAAATAATGCCCTTGTGGTAGTTAATGGGACAAGGGTGTATAGTAAAAGGACGGGAAAATCATACAGCGGATCTCTTCGAGTTCTTGAGGTTATTAAAAATCCCTGGAACCCGAGAAGCGTTATAATGCTAGTTATAGGAACCGATGATAGTGCGTTTAACAAAATTCACGCGTACATCAACTTGAGCTACAGCATAAGGGATTCGTCCGACAATCTACTTGAGTCCTGGTAA
- the mmdA gene encoding methylmalonyl-CoA decarboxylase subunit alpha, whose protein sequence is MGMMEKVEDLYQRRKKILQMGGEEAIKKQHDKGKLTARERIELLLDPGSFVEIGMFVKHRATEFGMDKRDLPADGVITGYGTINGRLVFVYAQDFTVMGGSLGEMHAMKIKRIMELALEAGAPVIGLNDSGGARIQEGVDSLKGYGEIFKMNTILSGVVPQITAIMGPCAGGAVYSPAIGDFILMVDNPSTFMFITGPQVVKAVTGVDVTPVQLGGALVHAQKSGQAHLIGKSDEEVIGLIKRLLSYLPSNNMEKPPRVKPKDEPFRRTPELYDIVPDDPNKAYDVRQVIYAIVDRDENGNPDFLELQPYFAPNAVIGFGRINGQTVGIVANNPIHLAGVLDIDSSDKIARFVRFCDAFNIPIVTFVDVPGYLPGVDQESRGIIRHGAKVLYAYAEATVPMVTVILRKAYGGAYLAMGSKHLGADFVFAWPTAEIAVMGPEGAANIIFRKEIAKAENPEEFRKQKIQEYREKFANPYVAASRGYIDDVIDPAETRAKIVMALEALENKRVKLPPKKHGNIPL, encoded by the coding sequence ATGGGCATGATGGAGAAGGTTGAGGATCTCTATCAGAGGAGAAAGAAGATACTCCAGATGGGCGGGGAAGAGGCAATAAAGAAGCAGCATGATAAAGGCAAACTCACCGCGAGAGAAAGAATCGAGCTTCTCCTCGACCCTGGGAGCTTCGTAGAGATTGGAATGTTCGTTAAGCATCGGGCCACGGAGTTCGGCATGGACAAAAGGGATCTCCCAGCTGACGGTGTGATAACTGGTTACGGAACGATAAACGGGAGGTTAGTGTTCGTTTACGCCCAGGATTTCACCGTAATGGGCGGTTCCCTCGGAGAGATGCATGCAATGAAGATAAAGAGAATAATGGAGCTAGCTCTAGAAGCTGGGGCTCCGGTAATAGGACTCAACGACTCAGGTGGTGCTAGAATTCAGGAGGGAGTTGACTCGCTCAAGGGATACGGTGAGATTTTCAAGATGAACACTATTCTAAGCGGTGTTGTTCCTCAGATTACAGCTATAATGGGACCCTGTGCCGGTGGAGCAGTTTACAGCCCGGCCATAGGGGACTTCATACTGATGGTGGACAATCCTTCAACGTTCATGTTCATTACTGGGCCTCAAGTTGTTAAGGCAGTTACGGGCGTTGACGTTACTCCAGTTCAGCTTGGAGGAGCACTAGTTCATGCCCAGAAGAGCGGTCAAGCTCACTTAATAGGTAAGAGCGACGAGGAAGTAATAGGATTGATAAAGAGGCTACTAAGCTATCTACCCTCGAACAACATGGAGAAGCCTCCAAGGGTAAAGCCAAAGGACGAGCCGTTTAGAAGAACACCAGAACTCTACGATATAGTCCCAGACGATCCAAACAAGGCTTACGATGTTAGGCAGGTAATCTATGCAATAGTTGATAGGGACGAGAATGGGAATCCGGACTTCCTTGAGCTGCAACCGTACTTTGCACCGAACGCTGTTATTGGTTTCGGAAGGATAAACGGACAAACCGTTGGGATAGTGGCCAACAATCCTATCCACCTCGCCGGTGTTCTTGATATAGACAGCTCGGATAAGATAGCTAGGTTCGTGAGGTTCTGCGATGCCTTTAACATTCCGATAGTTACCTTCGTTGACGTCCCAGGGTATTTGCCTGGAGTTGACCAGGAAAGCAGAGGTATAATCAGGCATGGGGCGAAGGTTCTCTACGCCTATGCCGAAGCTACTGTCCCAATGGTCACAGTAATCCTAAGAAAGGCCTACGGTGGAGCTTATCTAGCGATGGGTTCAAAGCACCTTGGAGCCGACTTCGTATTCGCATGGCCAACGGCTGAGATAGCGGTTATGGGTCCCGAGGGCGCGGCAAACATAATCTTCAGAAAGGAGATAGCCAAGGCCGAGAATCCCGAGGAGTTCAGGAAGCAGAAGATACAGGAGTACAGGGAGAAGTTCGCCAACCCGTACGTTGCAGCTAGCAGGGGTTACATAGATGATGTGATAGATCCGGCCGAGACTAGGGCTAAGATAGTCATGGCCCTTGAGGCTTTGGAGAACAAGAGGGTCAAGCTTCCACCCAAGAAGCACGGTAATATTCCGCTGTGA